One stretch of Saprospiraceae bacterium DNA includes these proteins:
- a CDS encoding DUF1800 family protein: MASLNTLQGNLGHRRAAHLLRRASFCFTKQKVDTLAAQTADEAVDALVQLYSLALDQPVYDNPNTPTVEAIQWINPPGQTAPDLDFNLQRRIIGWWLSEALRDPGVGHKMVFFWHQYLAVTANAFNNFAFFDYLSLLRWGALGNFKKLATKIVPDNAMLRYLNNHENSEQNPNENFAREFLELFTIGKGPQIGPGDYTFYTEDDIVQAARVFTGFRTRILRDQTDPETGIPRGQAVFNRHDKGTKTFSDKFQNKTIAGATNAAGMWAEVDALVNMVFGQPEVAKNICRRLYRFFVHPTITPEAETDIILPLADIFRNNNYEVAPVLKKLLKSEHFYDADDNDNKDNFVGGIIKSPLELTLQSLSFFDVKTPDPFAQNFDHYIRFFNQGVIERMLGYANMPLFYPDDVAGYPAYHQKPEYNRNWFNSTSIIARYKLAQMLLTGRRVLGNGPNQTIGVKLDIAPWVRDSGICAEPSDPYLLVQDLLAYMLPDEISTDRFHYFYIQIFLDNLPPADWTYEWQAYLDTGKDEEVKIALERLVTYIMFSPEYQTF, translated from the coding sequence ATGGCTTCACTCAACACACTACAAGGCAATCTGGGTCATCGCCGTGCCGCTCACCTGCTCCGACGCGCCAGTTTTTGTTTCACCAAACAAAAGGTGGACACTTTGGCCGCCCAGACTGCCGACGAGGCGGTGGATGCCTTGGTGCAGCTCTACTCGCTCGCACTCGACCAGCCCGTCTATGACAACCCCAACACCCCGACGGTGGAAGCCATACAGTGGATAAACCCGCCCGGCCAAACCGCTCCTGACCTGGACTTCAACCTACAGAGACGCATCATCGGCTGGTGGCTCAGCGAGGCGCTCCGCGACCCCGGCGTAGGACACAAAATGGTCTTTTTCTGGCATCAATATCTTGCCGTGACGGCCAATGCTTTCAACAACTTTGCCTTCTTCGACTATTTGTCGCTGTTGCGCTGGGGGGCTTTGGGCAATTTCAAAAAACTGGCGACCAAGATAGTGCCCGACAATGCGATGTTGCGCTACTTGAACAATCACGAAAACTCCGAACAAAACCCCAATGAGAACTTTGCCCGCGAGTTTCTCGAACTTTTTACCATCGGGAAAGGGCCGCAAATAGGGCCGGGCGACTATACCTTCTACACCGAAGACGACATCGTGCAGGCAGCTCGCGTTTTCACGGGTTTTCGCACCCGAATCTTGCGTGACCAAACTGACCCCGAAACGGGCATTCCGCGAGGGCAGGCTGTGTTCAACCGCCACGACAAAGGCACTAAGACGTTCAGCGACAAGTTCCAAAACAAAACCATCGCAGGCGCGACCAACGCGGCGGGTATGTGGGCAGAAGTGGATGCGTTGGTCAATATGGTTTTTGGACAGCCGGAAGTGGCCAAGAATATCTGTCGCAGACTTTATCGCTTTTTTGTGCACCCCACCATAACCCCTGAGGCAGAAACCGACATCATTCTGCCACTGGCCGATATTTTCCGAAACAACAACTACGAAGTCGCGCCAGTGCTGAAAAAACTGCTCAAAAGCGAGCACTTCTACGATGCCGACGACAACGATAACAAGGACAATTTTGTGGGCGGCATCATCAAGTCGCCACTCGAACTCACGCTCCAATCACTTTCGTTCTTCGACGTGAAAACGCCAGACCCGTTCGCCCAAAACTTCGACCATTACATCCGATTCTTCAATCAAGGGGTCATCGAGCGGATGCTGGGCTACGCCAATATGCCACTCTTTTACCCTGACGACGTGGCAGGCTATCCGGCCTATCACCAAAAGCCGGAATACAATCGCAACTGGTTCAATTCCACATCTATCATCGCGCGTTACAAACTTGCTCAAATGTTGCTGACGGGTAGGCGTGTGCTGGGCAACGGCCCCAACCAAACCATCGGGGTCAAGTTGGACATCGCTCCGTGGGTACGCGATAGTGGCATCTGCGCCGAACCCTCCGACCCATATTTGCTGGTGCAAGACCTGCTGGCCTATATGCTGCCCGATGAAATCAGCACCGACCGCTTCCACTACTTCTATATCCAGATTTTCCTCGATAATTTGCCGCCTGCCGACTGGACCTACGAGTGGCAGGCTTATCTCGACACAGGCAAGGATGAAGAGGTGAAAATCGCCCTCGAACGACTTGTTACCTACATCATGTTTTCGCCAGAATACCAAACCTTTTGA
- a CDS encoding SusC/RagA family TonB-linked outer membrane protein: protein MKYKLLCKSLLPLLLLIMGAQMAIAQFTVSGRVTDSGGEGLPGATIAVVGASRGTTADLEGNYRLEVPGTSATLAISYTGYQTVKVQVSSANPMVDVVMEEDYAGLSEVIVSGLATNVKRANLANSVATISAKELAGVTNQSTMDGALYGKFRGAEIRANSGAPGGGFSVRLRGVTSIFGNQQPLYIVDGIFVNNDAISSGTNIVSEAAGGGNPATNQDDASNRIADLDPEDIESIEILKGASAAAIYGSRAAGGVVIITTKKGKAGQTRVTLSQTIGFSQPIRLLGMRNWTADLVEQEFGAANRTLFEQNGLTDYEKELYDNRPLAATTRVDASGGSEKTQFFIGATYKNEGGLVNNTGYEKISGRLNINHRFADWLDVSVTNNYINSQADRGFFNNSNANTTIGYAHAFTRPWFDLFPSTPGGDYPAIPSVGSNILETVALVTNREDINRYIGGATANVRLWQNDRNELKGVVRAGVDQYTLRTTSIFPQNLSYYRDPGTLGGVSISGTTVNTNSLLWGFLVYTHTTNNGVILRTQGGMTAENFDQNTVLTSATRLNGSQTNVDQAGVVSAFQRRFPQKDRGFFLQQEMNWNDQFMIAVGLRGDKSTNNGDANKLYYYPKANAAINLHEFDALFDRRGVVSQAKLRVAYGQSGRFSNFNDRFNPMVGSFIGNSSGLFTDPQRGNTRVGPERQKELEFGTDLGFFKNRIVLDVTYYIKDIDDLLLRAQVPQSTGYTTQVVNAGGLRNKGIEIGLDAAAVRGKFNWNTGISFWKNQSEVTRLDVDPFNLGGFALSLGQYRIEKGLPATTIVGTVPRDDAEFGKASYKVYGNAEPDFNMAFNNSFSWNNFEFNFLIHWRKGGDAINLSTLLWDLGRLTWDYDDRTLDPTGQMGNGPYRVSQWNGNSNTQPWIEDAGYVRLREAGLYYTIPRKVLNDKCSLRLGVSGRNILNFFDYNSYDPEVSNFGNNVLANTVEVTPFPSAKRWNFHLTANF from the coding sequence ATGAAGTACAAACTCCTTTGCAAGAGCTTGTTGCCGCTCTTGCTGCTCATCATGGGCGCACAAATGGCAATAGCACAATTCACCGTGTCGGGGCGCGTCACCGATTCAGGAGGCGAGGGTCTTCCGGGGGCTACCATAGCCGTCGTGGGCGCATCGCGCGGCACCACCGCCGATTTGGAGGGCAACTACCGCCTTGAAGTGCCGGGCACCTCCGCTACATTGGCCATTTCTTACACAGGCTATCAGACGGTCAAAGTTCAGGTCTCTTCTGCCAACCCGATGGTTGATGTCGTCATGGAAGAAGACTATGCCGGCCTGAGCGAAGTCATCGTGTCTGGTTTGGCGACCAACGTGAAGCGCGCCAATCTCGCCAATTCGGTAGCAACTATCAGCGCAAAAGAATTGGCTGGCGTGACGAACCAAAGCACGATGGATGGGGCGCTTTATGGCAAGTTTAGAGGGGCCGAAATCAGAGCCAACTCGGGAGCGCCGGGTGGGGGCTTCTCCGTTCGGCTGCGCGGTGTCACCTCTATTTTTGGCAACCAACAGCCGCTCTACATCGTGGATGGGATTTTTGTAAACAATGACGCCATCTCGTCGGGCACCAACATAGTGTCGGAAGCGGCAGGCGGTGGCAACCCTGCCACCAACCAAGACGATGCCTCCAACCGCATCGCCGACCTCGACCCGGAAGACATCGAATCCATCGAGATTCTGAAAGGCGCATCCGCAGCAGCCATCTACGGCTCACGGGCCGCGGGGGGGGTGGTCATCATCACCACCAAAAAAGGCAAGGCTGGCCAAACAAGGGTGACACTTTCGCAAACCATCGGATTCAGCCAGCCTATTCGGCTGCTCGGCATGCGCAATTGGACAGCTGACTTGGTCGAACAAGAATTCGGCGCGGCAAACCGTACTTTGTTTGAGCAAAACGGCCTTACCGACTACGAAAAAGAACTTTACGACAACCGCCCATTGGCTGCCACCACGCGGGTGGATGCTTCGGGCGGCTCAGAAAAAACCCAGTTCTTCATCGGCGCCACTTACAAAAACGAAGGTGGCCTTGTGAACAACACGGGCTATGAGAAAATCTCCGGTCGCCTGAACATCAACCATCGGTTCGCGGATTGGCTGGATGTCTCTGTGACGAACAACTACATCAACTCGCAGGCAGACAGGGGCTTTTTCAACAACTCCAACGCAAATACCACCATCGGCTACGCCCACGCCTTCACCCGTCCGTGGTTCGACCTGTTCCCATCCACACCGGGCGGCGACTACCCCGCGATACCCTCCGTAGGCTCCAACATATTAGAAACCGTGGCGCTCGTCACCAACCGCGAGGATATCAACCGCTACATCGGCGGCGCTACGGCCAATGTGCGCCTTTGGCAGAATGACCGTAATGAACTGAAAGGCGTGGTAAGGGCAGGTGTGGACCAATACACGCTCAGAACCACCTCTATTTTCCCGCAGAACTTGTCGTACTACCGCGACCCGGGCACACTCGGGGGCGTGTCAATTTCCGGCACTACTGTCAATACCAACAGTCTTTTGTGGGGATTCTTGGTTTACACACACACGACAAACAATGGTGTCATCCTGCGCACGCAAGGCGGCATGACTGCCGAGAACTTTGACCAAAACACAGTGCTCACCAGTGCGACACGCCTGAATGGCTCTCAAACCAACGTGGACCAAGCGGGAGTCGTGTCGGCATTCCAGCGCCGTTTCCCGCAGAAAGACCGCGGTTTCTTCCTGCAACAGGAAATGAACTGGAACGACCAATTCATGATTGCGGTAGGCTTGCGTGGCGACAAATCCACCAACAACGGGGATGCCAACAAACTCTACTACTATCCAAAGGCAAACGCTGCCATCAACCTGCATGAGTTCGATGCGCTGTTCGACCGGCGCGGCGTGGTCAGCCAAGCAAAACTGCGCGTCGCTTACGGACAGTCGGGCCGTTTCTCCAACTTCAACGACCGGTTCAACCCAATGGTAGGCTCGTTCATCGGCAATTCCAGTGGCTTGTTCACCGACCCACAGCGCGGCAACACGCGGGTAGGCCCGGAACGCCAGAAAGAGCTTGAATTCGGCACCGATTTGGGCTTTTTCAAAAATCGCATCGTGTTGGACGTGACCTACTACATCAAGGACATTGACGACCTTCTGCTCCGCGCACAAGTGCCTCAATCCACAGGCTACACCACACAAGTTGTCAACGCAGGCGGCCTTAGAAACAAGGGGATTGAAATTGGCCTCGACGCTGCTGCGGTACGCGGCAAGTTCAATTGGAACACGGGCATCAGTTTTTGGAAGAACCAATCGGAGGTGACACGCCTCGACGTGGACCCGTTCAACCTCGGCGGTTTTGCATTGAGCCTTGGCCAATACCGTATCGAGAAAGGTTTGCCAGCCACCACCATCGTGGGCACGGTGCCACGCGACGATGCCGAGTTTGGCAAGGCAAGCTATAAAGTTTATGGCAATGCCGAGCCGGACTTCAACATGGCGTTCAACAACTCGTTCAGCTGGAACAATTTTGAATTCAACTTCCTGATTCACTGGCGCAAAGGCGGCGATGCCATCAACCTTAGCACGCTTTTGTGGGACCTTGGCCGCCTCACTTGGGACTATGACGACCGCACCCTCGACCCGACCGGACAAATGGGCAACGGCCCATACCGCGTGTCGCAATGGAACGGCAACAGCAACACCCAGCCGTGGATAGAAGATGCGGGCTATGTACGCTTGCGCGAAGCAGGACTCTACTACACCATTCCGCGCAAAGTGCTGAACGACAAATGCAGCCTGCGCCTCGGCGTGAGCGGTCGAAACATCCTCAACTTCTTCGACTACAACAGCTACGACCCAGAAGTGTCGAACTTTGGCAACAACGTGTTGGCTAACACGGTAGAGGTGACACCTTTCCCCAGCGCCAAACGCTGGAACTTCCACCTGACAGCCAACTTCTGA
- a CDS encoding RagB/SusD family nutrient uptake outer membrane protein has product MKKVHIKPLFVALLTGVLLSFSACQLDDIPNPNAPDQINLENGGATLNDLRLLASGLEAVLRVDMEFHFWTTSIVGREYWDLRNTDPRYTGELLGKGGGGLDDNGFLTTRSYAARYRAVRSAWVQIHATQNSSASLSTAQRNGLLGHARTLLAYSLLLECNRQYQNGIRTNVEDPDNLGPFENYDAALRSIRAILDQGNTELTGAEFVFSSTLGNAARVKQFNRALAARVEMYKGDAAAMRSLLQETWMDPDGNMNEGVYYVFGAGGNNRFNPLFNVPLQTQYVAHPTFVAAAEPGDTRFSSKTTQLSAPFATDDLSGDVQVTMIASNTSPFPIVRNEELVLMWAEANIGFNNNEAVTAINKVRAAASLGDYNGPTDNASLVNQLLHERRYSLFGEGHRWIDMRRLGRLNQIPIDRPGDVVHQQFPRPVFDVD; this is encoded by the coding sequence ATGAAAAAGGTACATATCAAACCACTCTTTGTGGCATTGCTCACGGGTGTCCTCCTCAGCTTTTCCGCTTGCCAGCTGGACGACATCCCCAATCCCAACGCGCCCGACCAAATCAACCTTGAAAATGGTGGTGCCACACTCAACGACTTGCGCCTGCTGGCTTCCGGCCTTGAGGCCGTGCTGCGCGTGGACATGGAGTTCCATTTCTGGACCACCAGCATCGTGGGCCGCGAATACTGGGACCTCCGCAACACCGACCCTCGCTACACAGGCGAGCTGCTCGGCAAAGGTGGTGGTGGCCTCGACGACAACGGCTTTCTGACCACGCGCTCCTACGCGGCGCGCTATCGGGCCGTTCGCTCGGCTTGGGTGCAGATACACGCCACGCAAAACAGCTCCGCTTCTCTTTCCACGGCGCAGCGCAATGGCTTGCTTGGTCACGCTCGCACCCTTCTGGCTTATTCTTTATTGCTCGAATGTAACCGCCAGTATCAAAATGGCATTCGCACCAACGTGGAAGACCCAGACAACCTTGGCCCGTTCGAGAATTATGACGCAGCGCTCCGCAGTATTAGGGCTATACTCGACCAAGGCAACACCGAACTGACGGGAGCCGAATTTGTGTTCAGCTCCACCTTGGGCAACGCCGCCCGCGTAAAACAATTCAACCGCGCCCTCGCAGCCCGCGTTGAAATGTACAAGGGAGATGCGGCAGCTATGCGTTCGCTCTTGCAGGAAACATGGATGGACCCCGATGGGAACATGAACGAGGGCGTTTACTATGTGTTTGGCGCCGGTGGCAACAACCGTTTCAATCCGCTGTTCAACGTGCCTTTGCAAACGCAATATGTGGCACACCCAACTTTTGTGGCCGCTGCCGAACCCGGCGACACTCGTTTCAGCAGCAAGACCACTCAGCTGAGTGCGCCTTTTGCTACCGACGACCTCTCTGGCGACGTGCAAGTGACCATGATAGCGTCGAACACTTCCCCCTTCCCCATCGTGCGCAATGAGGAACTTGTATTGATGTGGGCGGAAGCAAACATAGGGTTCAACAACAACGAAGCGGTGACAGCCATCAACAAAGTGCGCGCAGCAGCAAGCCTGGGCGACTACAACGGGCCTACTGACAATGCCTCGCTCGTCAATCAGCTCTTGCACGAGCGCCGCTACTCCCTTTTTGGGGAGGGGCACCGCTGGATAGATATGCGCCGTTTGGGTCGCCTCAATCAAATCCCGATTGACCGGCCCGGCGATGTGGTGCACCAACAGTTCCCGCGCCCGGTGTTCGATGTGGATTGA